Proteins encoded by one window of Mycolicibacterium sp. ND9-15:
- a CDS encoding methionine synthase yields MNAFAAATGIGSWPGTEPREAAEVVVGELHTLPHLVELPGRGVGADMIGRAGALLVDISMDTVPRGYRIASGRTAVAKRAVSLLDEDLDAFEEAWEKAGLRGGGRTVKVQAPGPITLAAQLELANGHRALTDPGAVRDLAASLAEGMAAHRAHVGRRLDAAVVVQFDEPLLPAALAGRLTGVTSLTPVHAVDEPVVTGLLDECVAAVGSPVVVHSCASGVPWKALQHSTIDAISVDTSALVTADLDGIGEFVDSGRAVLFGVVPTMPLDAAPSVEGTAKAAVSLTDRLGFARSVLRERIGITPACGLAGATSEWARTAIGLAQQTADAFAEDPDAV; encoded by the coding sequence GTGAATGCCTTCGCCGCAGCCACCGGGATCGGGTCGTGGCCGGGGACGGAGCCGCGCGAGGCCGCCGAGGTCGTCGTCGGCGAACTGCACACCTTGCCGCATCTGGTCGAACTGCCCGGCCGTGGCGTCGGCGCCGACATGATCGGCCGGGCCGGGGCGCTGCTCGTCGACATCAGCATGGACACCGTGCCCCGCGGCTATCGGATCGCATCCGGCCGCACAGCGGTGGCCAAGCGGGCGGTGAGCCTGCTCGACGAGGACCTCGACGCGTTCGAAGAGGCTTGGGAGAAGGCAGGTCTGCGGGGTGGCGGGCGCACGGTGAAGGTGCAGGCGCCGGGACCGATCACGTTGGCGGCGCAGCTGGAGCTGGCCAACGGCCACCGTGCGCTCACCGATCCGGGCGCGGTACGCGACCTGGCCGCCTCGCTGGCCGAGGGGATGGCGGCGCATCGCGCGCACGTCGGCCGGCGACTGGACGCGGCGGTGGTGGTGCAGTTCGACGAGCCGCTGTTGCCCGCGGCACTGGCGGGGCGGTTGACAGGGGTCACCAGCTTGACGCCCGTCCACGCGGTCGACGAGCCGGTCGTCACCGGACTGCTGGACGAGTGCGTCGCGGCGGTGGGTTCTCCCGTCGTGGTGCACAGCTGTGCATCGGGTGTGCCCTGGAAAGCCTTGCAGCACAGCACCATCGATGCCATCTCCGTTGACACCTCCGCACTCGTGACCGCCGATCTCGACGGAATCGGCGAGTTCGTCGACTCCGGACGCGCGGTGTTGTTCGGGGTGGTGCCGACGATGCCGCTCGACGCCGCGCCGTCGGTCGAGGGAACCGCAAAGGCCGCGGTGTCGCTCACCGATCGGCTCGGGTTCGCCCGATCCGTGTTGCGGGAGCGGATCGGCATCACGCCGGCGTGCGGTCTGGCAGGCGCCACCAGCGAGTGGGCGCGCACGGCGATCGGGTTGGCGCAGCAGACGGCGGACGCCTTCGCCGAGGATCCCGACGCCGTCTGA